The following is a genomic window from Chrysiogenia bacterium.
CCGACAAGCCGCACCGCGCCCACTTCCTCGCCGCGGGCGATCATCGCTTCCTTGCGGAAGAAGGGCGTCGTGCCGGTCACACCGGGAATCTGGTTGATTCGTCCAAGGAGCGAGTCGAGTTCATCGACGGAGACTTCCTGCTCGCGCGAGGAAAAGTGAACGAGAACGGGAGCGGTGGCGCCCACCATCTGGGCGCGCAGTTTCTGGGTAAAGCCCGCCATCACCGCCTGCACGACAAGCAGCGCGGCCACGCCCAGCGTCACACCGGCCACGCCGATGAGGCTCTGCGCCGAGAGCCCGCTGCTGGTGTCCGTGCCACGCAGGTAGCGGCGGGCAATAAAGCTCTTCCAGTTCACTCGCCCTCGCCCTGGGAGTTCTCGCCCTCGCCGGCGGCAGCGCGCGCGCGCATCTGCGGAAAGAGAATGACATCGCGAATGCTCGCCGCGTCGGTGAGCAGCATGACCAGCCGGTCGATGCCGATCCCCTCGCCCGCCGTCGGCGGCAGGCCGTATTCAAGCGCGTGGATGTAGTCGGCGTCGTAGTCCATGGCCTCTTCGTCGCCGGCTTCCTTTTGTTCGACCTGCGCGCGGAAGCGCCCTTCCTGGTCGACCGGGTCGGCCAGCTCGTTGAAACCGTTGGCCAGCTCGCGCCCGTAGATGTAAAGCTCGAAACGATCGGTGTAGTCGGCATTGCCGTCGGTGCGGCGTGCCAGCGGGCTTACGATGGCCGGGAACCCGGTGATGAAGGTCGGCTGGATGAGCGTGGGCTCGACCAGTTCTTCAAACAGCGTGACCAGATTGGCCAGCGGCTTGTCGGGATCGAAGAACTTGTGGCGCAGCGCCTGGGAGGGTGGTTCCTTGGCGTGCTCGAAGAGCGAGGCGAAGCGCTCGACATTGGTCAGACATTCCTCTGCATAGCCGGGGATGTCGCTGACGGCCTCGCGCATGCTCACGCGGGCAAAGGGCGCGCCGAAATCGAGCTCGACCCCCTGATAGGTGATCTTCGTCTCGCCGCCGGTGACCTTCCTCGTCAGCTCGCGAATGAGATCCTCGCTCAGATCCATGAGGTCGCCGTAGGTAGCATAGGCCCAGTAGAACTCGAGCATGGTGAACTCGGGGTTGTGCTGGGTGCTGATCCCCTCGTTTCGGAAGTTGCGGCCAATCTCGAAGACGCGCTCGAAGCCGCCGACCACCAGCCGCTTGAGGTAGGTCTCGGGCGCAATGCGCATGTAGAGATCCATCCCCAGCGTGTTGTGATGGGTTACGAAGGGCTTGGCCGCCGCGCCGGATACCAGCGTGTGCATCATCGGCGTCTCGACTTCGAGAAAGTCACGCGCAACGAAATACTCGCGAATCCAGGTCGTGATCTTCGAGCGCAGCGCGAAGGTCTTGCGTGCGTCCTGATTGACGATCAGGTCGACGTAGCGCTGGCGGTAGCGTTTTTCAACGTCCGAGAGACCGTGCCACTTCTCGGGCAGCGGATGGACGCACTTGGTATAGAGTGCAAAGCGCTCGACCCGGATGGTGAGTTCGTCGGTTTTGGTGCGAAAGAGCGTGCCGGCCACGAAGACGATGTCGCCCACGTCGAGCTTCTTGTAGCGGGCGAACTCATCGCCAAGGCTCTTCTTCTCGAAAAAGACCTGGATGCGGCCCGAACGATCCTGAACGTGGGCGAAGGCCGCCTTGCCGAACAGGCGGTTGAGCACCAGGCGTCCGGCGATGCTGACGGCCACGGGCTCGGCCTCGAACTGCTCGTTGGTGCTCGTCCCGTACTGGTCGTGAAGCGCCTGGGCCAGGTGGGCCGGCTGCTCGGGGGCAACGGGGTATGGGTCGACGCCCTCTTCGCGCCATTCAACGGCGCGCTTTTTACGGAGGGCGATCTGGTCGTGTGTGTCTTGCTCGGCCAAGCTAGGCTCCTGAAACCATTGGGAAATCACCGTCACGCGGCGGTCGCGCTACCTTAGAGCCGAGTGCTGCAAGCGGCAAGAACGCGCGGGCCCCGGTTCGTTTTCGGTGGGGGCGCGCTGTGTTGTAGCTTGCCCCTGCCGGGATGCAAAGTGCGCCGCGCGCTTCTTTCCGCGCCATTTTCTCGGAGATTATGAAGGTTCATTAACCTGCGTTGCAGGGCGTGCGGAGCGCGACTAGCCTGCGTGCATTCACGAATCCCATGCAGCGCCCGCCGAGCGTGGGCGGCATCGCTTTCCAAGGAGCCCATTCATGCGATTTTTCCCTCGCCTGCTGCAGGCAGCAGCACTGTTTTCCCTTGCGATTCTCGTGGCTTGTGAGTCCGGCCCAGGCGCTCCCAACCCCGTTACGACCCCTTCGGGTCTCAAATACATCGACCAGCAGGTGGGCACCGGAGCCGAAGCCAAGACCGGCGACAATGTCGAGGTGCACTACACCGGCACGCTGACCGACGGGACGAAATTCGACAGCTCCCTCGATCGCGGCCGCCCGTTCAAGTTTCGCCTTGGCGCCGGCAAGGTGATCAAGGGCTGGGACGAGGGAATTGTCGGAATGAAGGAAGGCGGCAAGCGCAAGCTCATCATTCCCCCCAACCTTGCCTACGGCGACCGCGGAGCGGGGGAAAAGATTCCTCCCAACTCGACGCTGGAGTTTGACGTTGAGCTCGTATCGGTTCGCACCGCCCGGGAACTTCCCCCGCAGGCCAAGGGCGATGATGGCGGCATTACCGAACTGATGATTGAAGACATCAAGGTGGGCGATGGCGCCGAAGCCAAGCCCGGCGACCTGGTGAGCGTCCACTACACGGGCACCCTGCTCGATGGATCGAAGTTCGACAGCTCTCTGGACCATGGCAAGCCCTTCGAGTTCCCCCTGGGCGGCGGCCGCGTCATCAAGGGCTGGGATCAGGGCGTTGCGGGCATGAAGGTGGGCGGCAAGCGCAAGCTCACCATTCCGCCGCACCTGGCCTACGGAAACCGCGCCCGCCCGAAGATCCCGGCAGGATCCACCCTGGTCTTCGAGGTGGAACTGCTCGAGGTGAAAGAAGCGCCCAAGGGCGACGATGGCGGCATCACCGAGCTGATGATTGAAGACATCAAGGTCGGCGACGGCGCCGAAGCGGTTCCCGGCAAGACGGTGAGCGTCCATTACACGGGCACCCTGCTCAACGGCACGAAGTTCGACAGCTCGCTCGACCGTGGCAAGCCCATCGAATTCCCCCTGGGACAGGGCCGCGTGATCCAGGGCTGGGAAAAAGGCATCGCCGGCATGAAGGTGGGCGGCAAGCGCAAGCTCACCATTCCTCCGGCCCTGGCCTACGGGAACCGGGCCGCGGGCCCGATTCCGCCCAATTCGACCCTGGTCTTTGACGTCGAACTCATGGA
Proteins encoded in this region:
- a CDS encoding FKBP-type peptidyl-prolyl cis-trans isomerase, encoding MRFFPRLLQAAALFSLAILVACESGPGAPNPVTTPSGLKYIDQQVGTGAEAKTGDNVEVHYTGTLTDGTKFDSSLDRGRPFKFRLGAGKVIKGWDEGIVGMKEGGKRKLIIPPNLAYGDRGAGEKIPPNSTLEFDVELVSVRTARELPPQAKGDDGGITELMIEDIKVGDGAEAKPGDLVSVHYTGTLLDGSKFDSSLDHGKPFEFPLGGGRVIKGWDQGVAGMKVGGKRKLTIPPHLAYGNRARPKIPAGSTLVFEVELLEVKEAPKGDDGGITELMIEDIKVGDGAEAVPGKTVSVHYTGTLLNGTKFDSSLDRGKPIEFPLGQGRVIQGWEKGIAGMKVGGKRKLTIPPALAYGNRAAGPIPPNSTLVFDVELMEVK
- a CDS encoding ABC transporter permease; this encodes MNWKSFIARRYLRGTDTSSGLSAQSLIGVAGVTLGVAALLVVQAVMAGFTQKLRAQMVGATAPVLVHFSSREQEVSVDELDSLLGRINQIPGVTGTTPFFRKEAMIARGEEVGAVRLVGVRPAEAGNATVFPDHMKIGSFASLGGGEVKGIKDPFIREYVESREGARIILGSDLARAVNAEPGDEV
- the lysS gene encoding lysine--tRNA ligase, whose translation is MTVISQWFQEPSLAEQDTHDQIALRKKRAVEWREEGVDPYPVAPEQPAHLAQALHDQYGTSTNEQFEAEPVAVSIAGRLVLNRLFGKAAFAHVQDRSGRIQVFFEKKSLGDEFARYKKLDVGDIVFVAGTLFRTKTDELTIRVERFALYTKCVHPLPEKWHGLSDVEKRYRQRYVDLIVNQDARKTFALRSKITTWIREYFVARDFLEVETPMMHTLVSGAAAKPFVTHHNTLGMDLYMRIAPETYLKRLVVGGFERVFEIGRNFRNEGISTQHNPEFTMLEFYWAYATYGDLMDLSEDLIRELTRKVTGGETKITYQGVELDFGAPFARVSMREAVSDIPGYAEECLTNVERFASLFEHAKEPPSQALRHKFFDPDKPLANLVTLFEELVEPTLIQPTFITGFPAIVSPLARRTDGNADYTDRFELYIYGRELANGFNELADPVDQEGRFRAQVEQKEAGDEEAMDYDADYIHALEYGLPPTAGEGIGIDRLVMLLTDAASIRDVILFPQMRARAAAGEGENSQGEGE